A part of Tardiphaga sp. vice304 genomic DNA contains:
- a CDS encoding pilus assembly protein N-terminal domain-containing protein, whose amino-acid sequence MSFLLRKRVRALLLLPPLAAGMLLTPAVVAAPVDDLIAVNVDQATLVKFPGQIATIVVGNPLIADVTLQPGGLVVVTGKGYGATNVIAIDRRGQVLMDRIIQVQGPSDKVVTVFRGVERESYSCTPVCQRRATLGDSDGFFNTTMGQAGSLSTSAGAAAAPKTN is encoded by the coding sequence ATGTCGTTTTTGTTGCGTAAGCGCGTGCGCGCGCTGTTATTGCTCCCACCGCTCGCGGCGGGGATGTTGCTGACCCCGGCCGTGGTGGCGGCGCCGGTCGATGACCTGATCGCGGTCAATGTCGATCAGGCCACGCTGGTCAAGTTTCCCGGCCAGATCGCCACCATCGTGGTCGGCAATCCGCTGATTGCGGATGTCACCTTGCAGCCGGGGGGCCTCGTCGTCGTCACCGGCAAGGGCTACGGCGCCACCAATGTGATCGCCATCGATCGCCGCGGCCAGGTGCTGATGGATCGCATTATCCAGGTGCAGGGCCCGAGCGACAAGGTGGTGACGGTCTTCCGTGGTGTCGAGCGCGAGTCCTATAGCTGCACCCCTGTGTGCCAGCGCCGCGCGACGCTCGGCGACAGCGACGGTTTCTTCAACACGACGATGGGGCAGGCGGGTTCGCTGAGCACATCGGCCGGCGCTGCCGCGGCACCGAAGACCAATTGA
- the cpaB gene encoding Flp pilus assembly protein CpaB — protein MNTARIVVLAIAVGAGGVALYLAGSSEQAPPPVAPVAQLQTTDVLVAKSEIALGQTLGPGDVQWQSWPSSAASSTVIRRTDRPDAPNQLAGSIARSPFIAGEPIREPKLVRANGSGFMAAVLPTGMRAVSTEISPETGAGGFILPNDRVDVILSKRDRNPDRGGAADIVNSEVIMSNIRVLAIDQAPKEKDGQNTVVGKTATLELKPEQAEILARARQTGTLSLALRALVDRNLPDPVSEDRNAKRDSVNVVRYGIPTQTTTK, from the coding sequence ATGAATACCGCACGCATCGTGGTCCTGGCCATTGCCGTAGGCGCGGGTGGCGTGGCCCTTTATCTGGCCGGCAGTTCCGAACAGGCGCCGCCGCCGGTCGCGCCGGTCGCGCAACTGCAAACCACCGACGTCCTCGTCGCCAAATCCGAAATCGCGCTTGGTCAGACGCTAGGGCCCGGTGACGTGCAGTGGCAAAGCTGGCCGTCCTCCGCCGCCAGTTCCACCGTCATTCGCCGCACCGACAGGCCGGATGCACCCAACCAACTGGCTGGCTCGATCGCGCGGTCGCCTTTCATCGCCGGCGAGCCAATTCGCGAGCCCAAGCTGGTGCGCGCCAACGGCTCCGGCTTCATGGCCGCCGTGCTGCCGACCGGCATGCGCGCGGTCTCCACGGAAATCTCCCCGGAAACCGGCGCCGGCGGGTTCATCCTGCCGAACGACCGCGTCGATGTGATCCTGTCCAAGCGCGACCGGAACCCCGACCGCGGCGGCGCAGCCGACATCGTCAATTCCGAAGTCATCATGAGCAACATCCGCGTGCTCGCGATCGATCAGGCGCCGAAGGAAAAGGACGGCCAGAACACCGTCGTCGGCAAGACCGCGACGCTGGAGCTGAAGCCGGAGCAGGCCGAGATACTGGCGCGGGCGCGGCAGACCGGCACGCTGTCGCTGGCGCTGCGCGCGCTGGTGGACCGCAACCTGCCCGATCCGGTCAGCGAAGACCGCAATGCCAAGCGCGATAGCGTCAACGTCGTTCGCTACGGCATCCCGACGCAGACCACGACCAAGTGA
- a CDS encoding cold-shock protein, whose amino-acid sequence MSMGTVKWFNATKGFGFIQPDDGGNDVFVHISAVERAGLGTLREGQKISYEIVADRRSGKSSADNLRAAG is encoded by the coding sequence GTGAGCATGGGAACTGTGAAGTGGTTTAACGCGACCAAGGGCTTCGGCTTCATTCAGCCGGATGACGGCGGCAACGACGTGTTCGTGCACATCAGCGCTGTCGAGCGTGCCGGCTTGGGCACCCTGCGTGAAGGCCAGAAGATCAGCTACGAAATCGTTGCCGATCGTCGCTCTGGCAAGTCTTCGGCCGACAACCTGCGCGCCGCCGGCTAA
- a CDS encoding sterol desaturase family protein, whose protein sequence is MFPMPMEIVDMCGETLAKVAPITLVLAIVFTVLSHFWACNPGKAWWQKTELVTDICYWFFIPLLTRVVRIGLLVLGAAVIFNIHDAGGLIAFYDNGHGPLAEMPLWAQAIVFLVVSDFLLYWFHRMYHGGGFWKYHAIHHSSEDLEWISAARFHPVNLFLGTVAVDVVLLMAGISPNIMLWVGPFTTFHSAFVHANLNWTLGPLRYVIATPVFHRWHHTSMARGGDTNFAGTFPVWDILFGTFRMPEGELPDDYGVDGEPLPTAFGGQLIYPFKQ, encoded by the coding sequence ATGTTTCCAATGCCCATGGAAATCGTTGATATGTGCGGCGAGACCCTCGCCAAGGTTGCGCCGATCACGCTCGTGCTGGCGATCGTCTTTACGGTGCTGTCCCATTTCTGGGCCTGCAATCCCGGCAAGGCATGGTGGCAGAAGACCGAGCTCGTCACCGATATCTGTTACTGGTTCTTCATCCCGCTGCTGACCCGCGTGGTCCGTATCGGCCTGCTGGTTCTCGGTGCTGCCGTCATTTTCAATATCCATGACGCCGGCGGATTGATCGCATTTTACGACAATGGTCATGGTCCGCTGGCCGAAATGCCGCTATGGGCGCAGGCCATCGTCTTTCTCGTGGTATCCGACTTCCTGCTGTACTGGTTCCACCGCATGTATCATGGCGGCGGGTTCTGGAAATACCACGCGATTCATCACTCTTCGGAAGATCTGGAGTGGATCTCCGCGGCGCGCTTTCATCCGGTCAACCTGTTTCTCGGCACGGTCGCCGTCGATGTCGTGCTGTTGATGGCCGGCATCTCGCCTAACATCATGCTGTGGGTTGGCCCATTCACGACGTTCCACTCCGCCTTCGTGCACGCCAACCTGAACTGGACGCTGGGTCCGCTGCGCTACGTGATCGCCACGCCGGTGTTTCACCGCTGGCATCACACCTCAATGGCTCGCGGCGGCGACACCAATTTCGCCGGCACCTTCCCGGTCTGGGATATTCTGTTTGGTACCTTCCGGATGCCGGAAGGTGAATTGCCGGACGATTACGGCGTCGATGGCGAACCGCTGCCCACTGCGTTCGGCGGCCAGTTGATCTATCCCTTCAAGCAGTGA
- a CDS encoding TadE/TadG family type IV pilus assembly protein: protein MLLPIISISASGRTVRGFGRDRRGSAAVEFAIVAPVFFALIFAIIETAIVFFAGQVLETAVQDSGRTFFTSTAMSKSAYETAVCDRVKVLMDCTKLRNDVQTYAAGAAFTIADPIDANGKFVDSFSYNPPATTDTTSTVVVRSFYQWPLFVTGLGYNIANINRGGTSQSRLLTATAAFRPQ from the coding sequence ATGCTTTTACCGATCATCTCGATCTCGGCGTCCGGCCGCACGGTGCGCGGCTTCGGACGGGACCGGCGCGGTTCTGCCGCCGTCGAGTTTGCGATCGTTGCGCCGGTGTTCTTCGCGCTGATCTTCGCCATCATTGAAACGGCCATCGTGTTCTTCGCCGGCCAGGTTCTTGAGACCGCGGTGCAGGACAGCGGACGCACATTCTTCACCAGCACGGCGATGTCGAAATCGGCCTATGAAACGGCGGTCTGCGACCGCGTCAAGGTGTTGATGGACTGCACGAAGCTGCGCAACGATGTGCAGACCTATGCGGCGGGCGCCGCCTTCACGATTGCCGATCCGATCGATGCCAACGGCAAATTCGTCGACAGCTTCAGCTACAACCCGCCGGCTACGACCGACACGACCAGCACCGTGGTGGTGCGTTCGTTCTACCAGTGGCCGCTGTTCGTGACAGGTCTTGGCTACAACATCGCCAACATCAACCGCGGCGGCACCAGCCAGTCGCGCCTGCTGACGGCGACAGCCGCATTCCGTCCGCAATGA
- the urtA gene encoding urea ABC transporter substrate-binding protein yields MITNLTHAIAGPLTRRRALAATAGLVLGLSAFSPAMAADDTIKVGVLHSLSGTMAISETTLKDTVLFMIDEQNKKGGVMGKKLEAVVVDPASNWPLFAEKARELITKDKVAVVFGCWTSVSRKSVLPVFKELNSVLFYPVQYEGEESERNVFYTGAAPNQQAIPAVDYLMKDEKVKRWVLAGTDYVYPRTTNKVLEAYLKSKGVKQEDIMINYTPFGHSDWQTIVADIKKFGSAGKKTAVVSTINGDANVPFYKELGNQGIKAKDIPVVAFSVGEEELAGIDTKPLLGHLAAWNYFQSIKDPENEKFIKSWQAFTKNPKRVTNDPMEATVIGFNMWVKAVEKAKSVEADKVIDTLPGIEAKNLTGGTSKMLPNHHITKPVFIGEIKGNGQFDVVWKTPGLVAGDAWSKELEGSKDLIGDWVGKKCGNYNTKTNKCGGQGS; encoded by the coding sequence ATGATCACCAATTTGACTCACGCCATAGCCGGGCCGCTCACCCGGCGCCGCGCCTTGGCGGCGACCGCGGGCCTTGTCCTCGGCCTTTCGGCCTTCTCGCCCGCCATGGCAGCAGACGACACCATCAAGGTTGGCGTGTTGCACTCGCTGTCGGGTACGATGGCGATCTCCGAGACGACGCTCAAAGATACGGTTCTGTTCATGATCGATGAGCAGAACAAGAAGGGCGGCGTGATGGGCAAGAAGCTCGAGGCCGTGGTGGTCGATCCCGCCTCGAACTGGCCGCTGTTTGCCGAGAAGGCGCGTGAACTGATCACCAAGGACAAGGTCGCCGTGGTGTTCGGCTGCTGGACCTCGGTGTCGCGCAAGTCGGTGCTCCCGGTGTTCAAGGAATTGAACTCGGTCCTGTTCTACCCCGTGCAGTATGAGGGCGAGGAATCCGAGCGCAACGTGTTCTACACCGGCGCGGCTCCCAACCAGCAGGCGATCCCCGCGGTCGATTACCTGATGAAGGACGAAAAGGTGAAGCGCTGGGTGCTGGCCGGCACCGACTACGTCTATCCGCGCACCACCAACAAGGTGCTGGAAGCCTACTTGAAGTCGAAGGGCGTCAAGCAGGAAGACATCATGATCAACTACACCCCGTTTGGCCATTCGGACTGGCAGACGATCGTCGCCGACATCAAGAAGTTCGGCTCGGCGGGCAAGAAGACCGCGGTGGTCTCGACCATTAATGGTGACGCCAACGTGCCGTTCTACAAGGAACTCGGCAACCAGGGCATCAAGGCCAAGGACATCCCGGTGGTGGCGTTCTCGGTCGGTGAGGAAGAACTCGCCGGCATCGACACCAAGCCGCTGCTCGGCCATCTCGCCGCCTGGAACTACTTCCAGTCGATCAAGGACCCGGAGAACGAGAAGTTCATCAAGTCCTGGCAGGCCTTCACCAAGAACCCGAAGCGCGTGACCAACGATCCGATGGAAGCTACCGTCATCGGTTTCAACATGTGGGTGAAGGCGGTCGAGAAGGCCAAGTCGGTGGAAGCCGACAAGGTCATCGACACGCTGCCGGGCATCGAAGCCAAGAACCTGACCGGCGGGACCTCGAAGATGCTGCCGAACCACCACATCACCAAGCCGGTGTTCATCGGCGAGATCAAGGGTAACGGCCAGTTCGACGTCGTCTGGAAGACCCCGGGTCTGGTGGCCGGCGACGCCTGGTCGAAGGAGCTCGAAGGCTCCAAGGACCTGATCGGCGACTGGGTCGGCAAGAAGTGCGGCAACTACAACACCAAGACCAACAAGTGCGGTGGTCAGGGCTCCTGA
- a CDS encoding A24 family peptidase: MILDLARLLLFPALMAFAAASDLFTMTISNRISMLLIVGFAVLALFGGMSLPDIGSHVGAGAAVLVVAFTCFAFGWVGGGDAKLAASVGLWFGFGHLLDFLLYASLFGGALTLLLLQARQWPLPQALGRQPWLLKLHDRETGIPYGIALALGALMVYPETEWIRAVDLTRLALH; this comes from the coding sequence ATGATCCTCGACCTTGCACGCCTGCTGCTGTTCCCGGCACTGATGGCTTTTGCCGCCGCCAGCGACCTGTTCACGATGACGATCTCGAATCGCATTTCGATGCTGCTGATCGTCGGCTTTGCCGTCTTGGCCCTGTTCGGCGGCATGTCACTCCCTGACATCGGATCGCATGTTGGCGCCGGCGCTGCGGTGCTCGTGGTGGCCTTCACCTGCTTTGCCTTCGGCTGGGTCGGCGGCGGCGACGCAAAGCTGGCGGCCTCGGTGGGATTGTGGTTCGGCTTCGGCCATTTGCTCGACTTTCTGCTCTATGCCTCGCTGTTCGGCGGCGCGCTGACGCTGCTGCTGCTGCAGGCGCGGCAGTGGCCGCTGCCGCAGGCGCTGGGCCGCCAGCCCTGGCTTCTGAAGCTGCATGACAGGGAGACCGGCATCCCCTACGGCATCGCGCTCGCGCTGGGGGCCTTGATGGTCTACCCGGAAACAGAATGGATCCGGGCCGTCGATCTGACCCGACTGGCGCTGCACTGA
- the infA gene encoding translation initiation factor IF-1, with protein sequence MAKEELIQFEGLVTEILPDARYRVQLDAGHEIVAYTAGKMKKNRIKTLAGDRVTIEMSPYDLEKGRLIFRHKDERPGGGAPRGAPPRGQFRRR encoded by the coding sequence ATGGCCAAAGAAGAGCTGATCCAGTTCGAAGGACTGGTGACCGAAATCCTTCCGGATGCGCGCTACCGCGTGCAGCTGGATGCCGGACACGAAATCGTCGCCTACACCGCAGGCAAGATGAAAAAGAACCGCATCAAGACGCTGGCGGGTGATCGCGTGACGATCGAGATGTCGCCCTACGATCTCGAAAAGGGCCGGCTGATCTTCCGCCACAAGGACGAACGTCCCGGCGGCGGCGCACCGCGTGGCGCTCCGCCGCGCGGCCAGTTCCGCCGGCGCTAA
- a CDS encoding DEAD/DEAH box helicase: MTTFQEFGLAEPITRALKEENYTTPTPIQAQTIPIAITGKDVIGIAQTGTGKTASFALPILHRLLLDRIKVQPKHCRVLVLSPTRELSGQILESFNAYGRHMHLTSALAIGGVPMGRQVRSLMQGVDVLVATPGRLIDLVQSNGLKLNLVEFLVLDEADRMLDMGFINDIRKIVAKLPIKRQTLFFSATMPKDIAELAESMLKDPARVAVTPVASTVERIAQRVIQVDHSAKPTILAQILKSETVNRALIFTRTKHGADKVVKGLERAGIRADAIHGNKSQNHRERTLANFRSGEIKTLVATDIAARGIDVDGITHVVNFDLPNIPETYVHRIGRTARAGAEGIAISLCSGEEMAYLRDIEKLIRISLPKEDRRTPGRNDVGPPPSQNRGGQNRNSRPSAPRSNDGAPGQNARNRRRPPGGGNGGAPQPNRDNARHEPTARPATQAGAAPKEGMQGVAFLHRESRPNTTPNRTQRPR; this comes from the coding sequence TTGACCACCTTTCAGGAATTCGGCCTCGCCGAGCCCATTACCCGTGCGCTTAAAGAAGAAAACTACACCACCCCAACCCCGATCCAGGCGCAGACCATCCCGATCGCCATCACCGGCAAGGACGTCATCGGCATCGCCCAGACCGGCACCGGCAAGACCGCATCCTTCGCGCTGCCGATCCTGCACCGCCTGCTGCTCGACCGCATCAAGGTGCAGCCCAAGCATTGCCGCGTGCTCGTGCTCAGCCCGACCCGCGAACTGTCCGGCCAGATCCTAGAGAGCTTCAACGCCTACGGCCGCCACATGCACCTTACCTCCGCACTCGCCATCGGCGGCGTGCCGATGGGCCGCCAGGTGCGCTCGCTGATGCAGGGCGTCGACGTCCTCGTCGCCACCCCCGGCCGACTGATCGACCTCGTGCAGAGCAACGGCCTGAAACTTAACCTGGTTGAGTTCCTGGTGCTCGACGAAGCCGATCGCATGCTCGACATGGGCTTTATCAACGACATCCGCAAAATCGTCGCCAAGCTGCCGATCAAGCGCCAGACGCTGTTCTTCTCGGCCACCATGCCGAAGGACATCGCCGAGCTCGCCGAATCGATGCTGAAGGACCCCGCCCGCGTCGCCGTGACCCCGGTGGCGTCCACCGTGGAGCGCATCGCCCAGCGCGTGATCCAGGTCGATCACTCCGCCAAGCCGACCATCCTGGCGCAGATCCTGAAGTCCGAGACCGTCAACCGCGCGCTGATCTTCACCCGCACCAAGCACGGCGCCGACAAGGTCGTGAAGGGCCTTGAGCGCGCCGGCATCCGCGCCGACGCCATCCACGGCAACAAGTCGCAGAACCATCGCGAGCGCACGCTGGCGAATTTCCGCAGCGGGGAAATCAAGACGCTGGTGGCGACCGATATCGCCGCCCGCGGCATCGACGTCGACGGCATCACCCATGTCGTCAATTTCGACCTGCCGAACATCCCCGAGACCTATGTCCACCGCATCGGCCGCACCGCGCGCGCCGGGGCCGAGGGCATCGCGATCTCGCTTTGCTCCGGCGAGGAAATGGCGTATCTGCGCGATATCGAAAAGCTGATCCGCATCTCGCTGCCTAAGGAAGATCGCCGCACCCCCGGTCGCAACGACGTGGGTCCGCCGCCCTCCCAGAACCGTGGCGGTCAGAACCGCAATTCGCGCCCGTCCGCACCGCGCAGCAATGACGGCGCGCCTGGCCAGAACGCGCGCAACCGTCGTCGCCCCCCGGGCGGCGGCAATGGCGGCGCACCGCAACCGAACCGCGACAACGCGCGGCACGAACCGACCGCACGTCCGGCCACCCAGGCCGGCGCTGCACCGAAAGAAGGGATGCAGGGCGTTGCCTTCCTGCATCGCGAGAGCCGACCCAATACCACGCCGAACCGCACCCAGCGTCCGCGCTAA
- a CDS encoding Flp family type IVb pilin, whose protein sequence is MKNLVARFVKDESGATAIEYGLIAAGISLVIIAAVNGLGTKLNSTFGSINASLK, encoded by the coding sequence ATGAAGAATCTCGTTGCGCGTTTCGTCAAGGACGAGTCCGGCGCCACCGCTATTGAATACGGCCTGATTGCAGCCGGCATCTCGCTGGTGATCATCGCCGCCGTCAACGGCCTGGGCACCAAGCTGAACTCGACGTTTGGCAGCATCAACGCTTCGCTGAAGTAA
- a CDS encoding CpaD family pilus assembly protein, with translation MTTTHPAAFRKRLCLALALTGLALALGACNTTRQPEVTGSLALAPEDYRLRHPIVIQESNRNTEIFVGSTRGGLTSAQRADVIGLGQTWLADGTGAIIAEVPVGTPNARAAQESLREIQMLLVQVGLPAGGVTVRQYHPEDPRLFATIRLKYPRIVADAGPCGTWPADLGPSIKNPSYLENRSYHNFGCAYQRNMAAMVDNPADLIQPRPESPAYTARRTAAFEKYRKGTPTAITYPESDKAKLSDIGK, from the coding sequence ATGACCACCACACACCCCGCCGCCTTCCGTAAAAGGCTCTGCCTGGCGCTCGCTTTGACCGGCCTCGCTCTGGCGCTCGGCGCATGTAACACGACCCGTCAACCGGAAGTGACCGGCAGTCTGGCACTGGCGCCGGAGGATTACCGGCTGCGGCATCCGATCGTGATCCAGGAATCGAACCGCAACACTGAGATCTTCGTCGGCTCGACGCGCGGCGGCCTGACTTCGGCGCAGCGCGCCGACGTCATCGGGCTCGGCCAGACCTGGCTCGCCGACGGCACCGGCGCCATCATTGCTGAAGTGCCGGTCGGTACGCCGAACGCCCGCGCCGCGCAGGAGTCGCTGCGGGAGATCCAGATGCTGCTCGTCCAGGTCGGCCTCCCCGCCGGCGGCGTGACCGTGCGGCAGTACCATCCGGAGGATCCGCGTCTGTTCGCAACCATCCGGCTGAAATATCCGCGCATCGTGGCCGATGCCGGCCCATGTGGCACCTGGCCGGCGGATCTCGGTCCCTCGATCAAGAACCCGAGCTACCTGGAGAATCGGTCCTATCACAACTTTGGCTGCGCCTATCAGCGCAACATGGCGGCGATGGTCGATAACCCCGCCGACCTGATCCAGCCGCGACCGGAAAGCCCGGCCTATACGGCACGGCGCACCGCCGCCTTCGAGAAATACCGCAAGGGTACCCCGACGGCGATCACCTATCCCGAAAGCGACAAGGCCAAACTGAGCGATATCGGCAAATGA
- a CDS encoding type II and III secretion system protein family protein — MTTSGSMQAFMVCALSFTAISAFALNTALSPVLAADPRGYAGAPVSSEGQMGARFLALGIGKSVVIDLPRDIKDVLVADPKIANAVVRSAQRAYIIGATVGQTNIVFFDSTGQQIAAYDIAVTRDLNGVRAALRQAMPNADLRIEGVGEGVMLSGSVSSPIEAQQAGDIAARLVGGVDKVVNSIVVRGRDQVLLKVTVAEVTRSIVKQLGIDLTANLAYGTSAVTFTNTNAFTALGRSLSSGSTAASFGGGAVPSVTATLKAMESAGVVRTLAEPNLTAISGESATFLAGGEFPIPTGVTCQTTAAGAVGQCAPSISFKKFGISLNFTPVVMSEGRISLRVMTEVSEVSTDNSITISGLTVPSIKVRRAETTLEIPSGGAMAMAGLIQDQTKQAINGLPGLSTLPVLGTLFRSRDFVNNQTELMVIVTPMVVRAVAQKDLSRPDDGFASASDPQADLLGSINRIYGAPGRPETTKNYRGTYGFITD; from the coding sequence ATGACAACCAGCGGATCGATGCAGGCCTTCATGGTCTGCGCGCTGTCGTTTACGGCTATTTCGGCTTTTGCGCTGAATACCGCGCTGTCGCCTGTACTGGCCGCCGACCCGCGCGGCTATGCCGGCGCGCCGGTGTCGTCCGAGGGGCAGATGGGTGCGCGCTTCCTGGCGCTCGGCATCGGCAAGTCGGTGGTCATCGACCTGCCGCGCGACATCAAGGACGTTCTGGTGGCGGATCCGAAGATCGCCAATGCCGTCGTGCGCTCGGCGCAGCGCGCCTACATCATCGGCGCCACCGTCGGCCAGACCAACATCGTGTTCTTCGACTCCACCGGGCAGCAGATCGCCGCCTATGACATTGCCGTCACCCGCGACCTCAACGGCGTGCGCGCTGCGCTGCGGCAGGCGATGCCGAACGCCGACCTGCGGATCGAGGGCGTCGGCGAAGGCGTGATGCTGTCGGGTTCGGTCTCGAGCCCGATCGAAGCGCAACAGGCCGGCGACATTGCCGCGCGCCTCGTCGGCGGGGTCGACAAGGTCGTCAACAGCATCGTCGTGCGCGGCCGCGACCAGGTGCTGCTCAAGGTCACCGTGGCGGAAGTCACGCGCAGCATCGTCAAGCAGCTCGGAATCGATCTGACCGCCAATCTGGCTTACGGCACGTCTGCCGTGACCTTCACCAACACCAATGCTTTCACCGCACTGGGTCGTTCGCTCAGCAGTGGCAGCACCGCGGCCTCGTTCGGCGGCGGCGCCGTGCCGTCCGTGACGGCGACGCTGAAGGCAATGGAAAGCGCCGGCGTGGTGCGTACGCTGGCCGAACCGAACCTGACGGCGATCTCCGGCGAATCCGCGACCTTTTTGGCCGGCGGCGAATTCCCGATCCCGACCGGCGTGACCTGCCAGACCACCGCGGCAGGCGCGGTAGGCCAGTGCGCGCCCTCGATCTCGTTCAAGAAGTTCGGTATCTCGCTCAACTTCACCCCGGTGGTGATGTCGGAAGGCCGCATCAGCCTGCGGGTGATGACCGAAGTGTCGGAAGTCTCGACCGACAATTCAATCACCATCAGCGGCCTCACGGTACCCTCGATCAAGGTGCGCCGCGCCGAAACTACGCTGGAAATTCCCTCCGGCGGCGCCATGGCGATGGCCGGCCTGATCCAGGATCAGACCAAGCAGGCGATCAACGGACTGCCCGGGCTGTCCACGCTGCCGGTGCTGGGCACGCTGTTTCGCAGCCGTGATTTCGTCAACAACCAGACCGAGCTGATGGTGATCGTGACGCCGATGGTGGTCCGCGCCGTCGCGCAGAAGGATCTGTCGCGTCCGGACGATGGATTTGCTTCCGCCTCCGATCCGCAGGCCGACCTGCTCGGCAGCATCAATCGCATCTATGGCGCACCAGGCCGGCCCGAGACCACCAAGAATTATCGCGGCACCTACGGCTTTATCACGGACTGA
- a CDS encoding TadE/TadG family type IV pilus assembly protein translates to MRAGIMVRSVASCCRISRCLRRLAADNCGIAAVEFSMIMPLMILMFFGMIDVSMGVGADRKVTIIAQSMADLASRYTKVTDTDFTNFFTIGDAVLTPYTASALTVTISQVYIDPTTGTGKIYWSKGDAARTVNSAITVPTGLIGKDSSNNVLANQYLILAEVSYVYKPIIGYVVPKAGITLSESTYTRPRQSACVFYSAANDCK, encoded by the coding sequence ATGAGAGCCGGGATCATGGTCAGGTCTGTTGCATCGTGCTGCCGGATTTCGCGCTGTCTGAGACGCCTGGCGGCGGACAATTGCGGTATCGCCGCGGTTGAATTTTCCATGATCATGCCGCTGATGATCTTGATGTTCTTCGGCATGATCGACGTCTCGATGGGGGTCGGCGCAGATCGCAAGGTCACGATCATCGCGCAATCGATGGCAGATCTGGCCTCGCGCTATACCAAGGTTACCGACACCGACTTCACCAACTTCTTCACGATCGGTGATGCGGTGCTGACGCCCTACACCGCTTCGGCGCTCACGGTCACGATCAGTCAGGTCTATATCGACCCGACGACCGGTACCGGAAAAATCTACTGGAGCAAAGGCGATGCAGCGCGCACGGTGAATTCGGCGATCACGGTGCCGACGGGGCTGATCGGGAAAGACTCATCGAACAACGTGCTGGCGAACCAGTACCTGATCCTCGCCGAGGTGAGCTACGTCTACAAGCCGATCATCGGTTACGTCGTGCCGAAGGCCGGCATTACGCTCAGCGAGTCGACCTACACCCGGCCGCGACAGTCGGCCTGCGTGTTTTATTCGGCGGCCAACGACTGCAAGTAA